The genome window GCATCACGTCCCCGTCGGTCGCCAGGACGCGGAACTGCGTCGGCGTGTAGCGGACGACGGTCACGTCGAACGTCCCTCCCCCCAGGTCATAGACCATGATGGTCTTTTCCTTGGAGGCGAGGTCGCGGCGGCCAAGCTCACCCTTCTGCCAGGCGTAGGCCAGGGTGGCGGCGGTCGGCTCGTTGATGATGTCGATGACGTTGAATCCGGCGATCTTGCCGGCGTCCTGCGTCGCCTTGCGGCGGACGTCGTTGAAGTAGTAGGGGACGGTGACGACGGCGTTCACCACCGGTCCCATCTTGGTCTCGGCGTCCTGCTTCAGCTTCTTGATGATCAGGGCCGAGATGAATTCCGGCGTGAGCTTCTTCCCCTGATAGACGACGAAGAAGTCCTTGTTCCCCATCTGCCGCTTGATGGCTTCGACGATGTTCTTGGGGTTCTCGATCGACATCCGCTCCGGCGAGGGGCCGACGATGACCTTTCCGTCTTCCCCCAGGAGCACGACCGACGGCGTGATGGTCCGGCCGTCCGAGTTGGGGATGGCGACCGGGTTTCCCGCATTATCGAGCTGAGCGATCGTGGAGTAGGTCGTTCCGAGGTCGATGCCGACCGTCTGTCCCGGCAAAATTTTCATGCGGAGGGATCTCGAATGCGGAAATATGAACGAGTGATGAAGGCGGGCGCAGAGACGCAGCGCCGACCGCTTGGCTGATGTGGCTGGGCGATTCTGACACGGCGTTCTACGGGAATCAAGGACTGGAAACCGGTGGAAGTTCCGTCAAATCCCGGCACTTTGTGAGCGTGCGGGCCCGAGCGGTGCCACAGGTTCCAGGGGAGAGGGGGCCGCCGATCCGTCTCTCCGCGCGGCGGACGCGCGCGGTCGTTAAGATCGCCGCCGGTCCGGAACGGATCGGCCGACCGGAGATCCGCGTCCCCTGCCCTCCTTTGCCGTTCTCCCCACCCGACGCCGCCCCGCCGCGCGTTCCCAGGTCGCTCCCATGCCTCGACGAGAACTTCCCGGCCTCTTCGGTTCCCCCGAGGAGGAGCCGATCTCTCCCCGGTCCGAAGCGTCCGGTCTGACTGGCCCCGCCGCGTCCCCCGCTCCACTCGCGTCGGCCCCCCTGGCGGAACGGATGCGGCCGCGGACGCTCGATGAAGTCGTCGGACAGCAACACCTTGTCGGACCCGGCCGGATGATCCGCCGGCTCCTGGAGTCCTCCGGCGTCGTCCCGTCGCTCCTTTTCTGGGGGCCGCCCGGGACCGGGAAGACGACGCTGGCGCGGCTTTTCGCCAGCCATGCCAGGGCCCGGTTCGTCGCTCACTCCGCCGTCCTGTCGGGGGTCAAGGAGCTTCGGGAGGCGATCGCCGAGGCCCGAACCGCCCGCCGGTCGGGGCTGCGGACCGTCCTCTTCGTCGACGAGATCCACCGGTTCAACAAGTCGCAGCAGGACGCCCTCCTGCCGGCGGTCGAGGACGGGACGGTCTCCCTCATCGGGGCGACCACCGAAAACCCCTCGTTTGAAGTCAACGCGGCGCTCCTCTCCCGCTGCCGGGTCGTCACTCTTCAGCCGCTCGAGGAACAGGACCTCGTGGCCCTTATCGGCCGGGCGCTGGACGACGAGGAGCGCGGACTGGCGGCCCTCCGTCCCGTCATCAGCGACGAGAACCGGCAGCGGCTGGCGCGGGTCGCGGCGGGGGATGCCCGGGCCGCGCTCACGGCCCTCGACTCGGCCGTCCAGTCGGTCGAACCGGATTCGTCGGGAGAGCGGGCCGTTGCCTGGGAGGCTCTGTCCGAGGCGCTCGGGCGGGCGAGATTCAGCTACGACAAGGGGGGCGAGGACCACTACAACCTCGTCTCGGCCCTCATCAAGTCGCTCCGGAACAGCGACGCCGACGCGGGGCTCTACTGGCTGGCCCGGCTGATCGGAGGGGGAGCGGATCCGATGTTCATTGCCCGCCGCCTCTGCATCCTCGCCTCGGAGGACGTCGGCCTCGCCGATCCGCAGGCGATCGTGCAGGCGTCGGCCGCCGCCCAGATCGTGCACCTCATCGGCTTTCCCGAAGGGCTCTATCCGCTGGCCCAGGCCACGGTCTATCTGGCCCGGGCTCCCAAGTCGAACCTGCTCAAGAACGGCTACTTCGCCGCCGCGGCCGATGCGGAGTCGACCGCCCGCGAGCCGGTGCCGCTTCACCTCCGGAACGCGGTGACGCCGCTGATGAAGTCGGTCGGCTACGGCGAGGGATACCGCTATGTCCACGATGACCCGGCCGCCCGCGAGGAGATGGAGTGCCTCCCCGAGTCCTTGCGAGGCCGTCGCTACCTGCCACCAAACAACTCCGAGCTGGCGTAGCGACAAGGCGGGCCAGCTGCCCCTCACCGGTCATATCTGTGTTCATCTGCGTTCATCCGTGGCTCAATTCAATGCGTTTCAGCCACAGATAAACACGGATGGACACAGATGAGGAGGAGTGCGGCGAGAGGCCCTCGCGGTTGGTCCCCGGGAAAGAAAAAAGACCTCTGCCGCGAAGGGCAGAGGTCTCGTGAGCTTCATCGGCGGACAGAACGAACGACTAAAGTTTCGGCTTCTCGCGGGGCTTTGGCGCCGGGCCGCGGGGCTGGTTCCGCATCTGCCGAGCTTCTTCTTCGGCCAGGAGCAGACGCGGGACGTCCTCGTCGCGGACAGGACCGTTCATCCCGCCCGGCAGGTCGACGTGGTATTCCTCCCACGACCAGCCGAAGTCGTCCGCCAGCTCGCGGGTCGCGATGGCGGCCCACGGCGTTCCGGCGTGCATATCGACGACCCGCTTGAGATACGTCCGGGCCTTCTCGGCCATTTTCTTTACGTCCGGACCGGTCTCGATGTTGGCGGAGGGGACGATCCGCCACATGTTGCTGTCCTTCTTCTCATACGTCTTCGGCGTCGTCTTCATGTTCGCCAGCATGAGCTGATACCCCTTGCTGCGGGCATACATGGCGAAGACCCGTCCG of Planctomyces sp. SH-PL14 contains these proteins:
- a CDS encoding replication-associated recombination protein A; this translates as MPRRELPGLFGSPEEEPISPRSEASGLTGPAASPAPLASAPLAERMRPRTLDEVVGQQHLVGPGRMIRRLLESSGVVPSLLFWGPPGTGKTTLARLFASHARARFVAHSAVLSGVKELREAIAEARTARRSGLRTVLFVDEIHRFNKSQQDALLPAVEDGTVSLIGATTENPSFEVNAALLSRCRVVTLQPLEEQDLVALIGRALDDEERGLAALRPVISDENRQRLARVAAGDARAALTALDSAVQSVEPDSSGERAVAWEALSEALGRARFSYDKGGEDHYNLVSALIKSLRNSDADAGLYWLARLIGGGADPMFIARRLCILASEDVGLADPQAIVQASAAAQIVHLIGFPEGLYPLAQATVYLARAPKSNLLKNGYFAAAADAESTAREPVPLHLRNAVTPLMKSVGYGEGYRYVHDDPAAREEMECLPESLRGRRYLPPNNSELA